In a genomic window of Gossypium arboreum isolate Shixiya-1 chromosome 7, ASM2569848v2, whole genome shotgun sequence:
- the LOC108486657 gene encoding rhamnogalacturonan I rhamnosyltransferase 1-like isoform X1, whose product MGVMKGGGGERVEKLKYSRMKLWMIRATTSVLLWTCVVQLTAVGQTWGPRVLKGWPSCFTHQDSSFSVIEDKVLSVPARVLPPKRVYKNNGYLMVSCNGGLNQMRAAICDMVTIARYLNVTLIVPELDKTSFWADPSEFQDIFDVDHFITSLRDEVRILKELPPRLKRRVETGTVYSMPPVSWSDISYYRNQILPLIWKYKVVHLNRTDTRLANNGQPLDIQKLRCRVNFSALRFTSQIEDLGKRVIKLLRQNGPFIVLHLRYEMDMLAFSGCTQGCNNEEVEELTRMRYAYPWWKEKIINSDLKRKDGLCPLTPEETALILRALDIDNSYQIYIAAGEIYSGNRRMASLASAYPKLVRKETLLEPSDLGFFQNHSSQMAALDYLVSLESDIFIPTYDGNMAKVVEGHRRFLGYKQTILLDRRLLVDLIDQYNSGSLSWNEFSNAVKESHKYRKGQPTQRSVLPDRPKEEDYFFANPEECLKPSSYGQVSST is encoded by the exons ATGGGGGTAATGAAAGGTGGAGGAGGGGAAAGAGTTGAAAAGTTGAAGTACTCCAGAATGAAGCTGTGGATGATACGCGCCACCACATCGGTGTTGCTTTGGACTTGCGTTGTACAATTAACGGCGGTAGGTCAGACGTGGGGACCACGCGTCCTTAAAGGCTGGCCTTCCTGTTTCACTCACCAGGATTCTTCCTTCTCCGTCATTGAAGACAAAGTCCTCTCCGTTCCCGCTCGTGTTCTTCCTCCCAAAA GGGTATATAAGAACAATGGTTACTTGATGGTTTCATGTAATGGAGGTCTCAATCAAATGCGAGCAGCA ATTTGTGATATGGTTACCATTGCAAGATATTTGAATGTCACACTTATAGTTCCAGAACTGGATAAAACGTCCTTCTGGGCCGATCCCAG TGAATTTCAAGATATATTTGATGTGGATCATTTCATTACATCACTGAGAGATGAGGTTCGTATATTGAAGGAGTTGCCTCCTAGGCTTAAGAGGAGAGTTGAAACGGGAACGGTGTATTCCATGCCTCCAGTTAGCTGGTCCGATATATCGTACTACCGTAACCAG ATTCTTCCTCTGATATGGAAATATAAAGTTGTACATTTGAATAGAACTGATACTCGACTTGCCAACAATGGGCAGCCTTTAGATATTCAGAAGTTGCGATGTCGTGTAAATTTTAGTGCTTTGAGATTCACTTCTCAGATAGAGGACTTAGGTAAACGAGTTATTAAGCTTCTGAGGCAAAATGGCCCTTTTATCGTCCTTCATCTTAGATATGAAATGGACATGTTAGCATTTTCGGGCTGTACCCAAGGTTGCAACAATGAGGAGGTGGAGGAGTTGACAAGAATGAG ATATGCTTATCCCTGGtggaaagaaaaaataataaattcagACTTGAAAAGGAAAGATGGTTTGTGCCCTTTGACGCCTGAGGAAACTGCGCTTATATTGAGGGCGCTGGACATCGATAATAGTTATCAAATCTATATTGCAGCCGGTGAAATATATAGTGGAAATCGGAGAATGGCAAGTCTTGCCTCAGCTTATCCAAAATTG GTTAGAAAGGAGACTTTATTGGAGCCATCAGACCTCGGGTTTTTTCAAAATCATTCATCCCAGATGGCAGCATTAGATTATCTTGTTTCGTTGGAGAGTGATATTTTTATTCCTACATATGACGGAAACATGGCTAAGGTTGTTGAAGGCCATCGCAG ATTTCTGGGGTACAAGCAGACAATATTATTGGACCGAAGGCTTTTGGTTGATCTGATAGACCAGTACAATAGTGGATCCCTAAGTTGGAATGAGTTCTCAAATGCCGTGAAAGAATCTCACAAATATCGGAAGGGGCAACCAACACAAAGATCGGTGCTTCCCGACAGGCCTAAAGAAGAGGATTACTTCTTTGCCAACCCAGAAGAATGCTTGAAACCATCATCATATGGTCAAGTGAGTAGCACGTGA
- the LOC108459431 gene encoding phosphatidylinositol 4-kinase gamma 5-like, with amino-acid sequence MASKLESPVQTQMAVSAFNSISNGQYHENGILKPVRTRRVFVQTETGCVLGLELDRNDNAHTVKRRMQIALNVPTDESSLTFGDLTLNNDLSSIRNDSPLLLTRNTMHRSSSTPCLSPAWKNLQPRDGSGLVEILGCSTHSSGTTELVKDIMDAIKNGVDPIPISSGLGGAYFCRNIKGENVAIVKPTDEEPFAPNNPKGFVGKALGQPGLKRSVRVGETGFREVAAYLLDYDHFANVPPTVLVKVTHSIFNVNDGVNRNKLQDKKVVSKIASLQQFIPHDFDAGDHGTSSFPVDAIHRIGILDIRIFNTDRHAGNLLVRKLGGVGGFSQFELIPIDHGLCLPESLEDPYFEWIHWPQASIPFSEDELEYIKNINPIRDSDMLRAELPMIREACLRVLVLCSIFLKEAAGFGLCLAEIGEMMSREFHALEEEPSELELVCIEAKELVMEINMPFFEADERDDEFQFDIDCKEAEVNFTPNTTRDLPAKALIRHWSETMNDRNLIAEVDEDIEASEIQVDEGPVRARNAGSHEEDWFHTASRLSLSLKRINNSGPKGFHYHGQKPERTHTMDYSSRMRRSANEQLLTSTSFVKLADMNEEEWNLFIVKFKKLLCPAFANRRSRTIGERQRLGTSCQF; translated from the coding sequence ATGGCTAGTAAGTTGGAAAGTCCAGTACAGACACAGATGGCAGTTTCTGCTTTTAACAGTATATCCAATGGGCAGTACCATGAGAATGGAATATTGAAACCTGTTAGAACACGGCGTGTCTTTGTACAGACTGAAACTGGCTGCGTATTGGGATTAGAATTGGATCGGAACGACAATGCTCATACAGTTAAAAGAAGAATGCAGATTGCCCTTAACGTACCTACAGATGAGAGCTCTCTAACATTTGGTGATCTTACTTTAAACAATGATCTCAGTTCCATTCGGAATGATTCGCCGCTACTTCTTACTCGAAACACAATGCATAGGAGTTCATCCACTCCATGTCTCTCACCGGCTTGGAAGAATCTTCAGCCAAGAGATGGGAGTGGTCTGGTTGAGATATTAGGGTGCTCAACTCATTCTTCCGGAACAACTGAGTTGGTGAAGGACATTATGGATGCGATCAAGAATGGGGTTGATCCGATCCCTATAAGTAGTGGGCTGGGTGGTGCTTATTTCTGCAGAAATATTAAAGGTGAGAATGTTGCAATAGTGAAGCCGACTGATGAGGAACCTTTTGCACCAAATAATCCGAAAGGCTTTGTAGGAAAAGCTCTTGGCCAACCTGGTCTTAAACGTTCGGTAAGAGTTGGGGAAACAGGATTCCGAGAAGTAGCCGCATACCTTTTAGATTATGATCACTTTGCCAATGTACCTCCTACTGTCCTTGTAAAAGTTACTCACTCAATCTTCAATGTCAATGATGGTGTAAATAGAAACAAGCTTCAAGACAAGAAGGTGGTCAGCAAAATTGCATCATTGCAGCAGTTCATTCCTCACGACTTTGATGCTGGTGACCATGGAACCTCAAGCTTTCCAGTTGATGCTATACATAGAATAGGAATATTGGACATTAGGATCTTTAACACAGACAGGCATGCCGGAAACCTTTTGGTCAGGAAGCTTGGTGGCGTCGGAGGCTTCAGTCAATTTGAACTCATTCCGATAGATCATGGTCTTTGCTTGCCTGAGAGCTTGGAGGACCCATATTTTGAGTGGATCCATTGGCCTCAGGCATCTATTCCTTTCTCTGAGGATGAACTTGAGTATATAAAGAATATCAATCCAATACGTGATTCTGATATGCTGCGGGCAGAGTTGCCTATGATTCGAGAGGCATGCCTCCGTGTTTTGGTGCTCTGCTCAATATTCCTTAAGGAAGCAGCCGGTTTTGGACTGTGTCTTGCTGAAATTGGCGAGATGATGAGTAGGGAGTTCCATGCCCTAGAGGAGGAGCCAAGTGAACTCGAGCTTGTATGCATTGAGGCAAAAGAACTTGTAATGGAGATCAACATGCCATTCTTTGAAGCTGATGAAAGAGATGACGAGTTTCAGTTTGACATCGATTGCAAGGAAGCTGAGGTTAATTTCACCCCGAATACTACAAGAGATTTGCCTGCAAAAGCACTCATTAGGCATTGGTCCGAAACCATGAACGACCGGAACTTAATAGCTGAAGTAGATGAGGATATTGAAGCTTCCGAGATCCAAGTGGACGAAGGGCCGGTTAGGGCCAGAAATGCTGGTAGTCATGAAGAAGATTGGTTTCATACTGCTTCAAGGTTGTCTCTTTCCTTGAAAAGAATTAACAACTCGGGTCCAAAAGGCTTCCACTACCATGGTCAAAAACCTGAAAGGACTCACACAATGGACTACTCATCTAGGATGAGAAGAAGTGCAAATGAACAGCTTCTGACCTCGACGAGCTTTGTGAAGTTAGCTGACATGAATGAAGAGGAATGGAATCTCTTCATTGTAAAATTCAAAAAGCTCCTTTGCCCTGCTTTCGCCAATCGAAGGTCTCGAACGATTGGAGAGAGACAGAGACTTGGGACATCATGCCAGTTTTGA
- the LOC108486657 gene encoding rhamnogalacturonan I rhamnosyltransferase 1-like isoform X2 — MGVMKGGGGERVEKLKYSRMKLWMIRATTSVLLWTCVVQLTAVGQTWGPRVLKGWPSCFTHQDSSFSVIEDKVLSVPARVLPPKRVYKNNGYLMVSCNGGLNQMRAAICDMVTIARYLNVTLIVPELDKTSFWADPSEFQDIFDVDHFITSLRDEVRILKELPPRLKRRVETGTVYSMPPVSWSDISYYRNQILPLIWKYKVVHLNRTDTRLANNGQPLDIQKLRCRVNFSALRFTSQIEDLGKRVIKLLRQNGPFIVLHLRYEMDMLAFSGCTQGCNNEEVEELTRMRYAYPWWKEKIINSDLKRKDGLCPLTPEETALILRALDIDNSYQIYIAAGEIYSGNRRMASLASAYPKLVRKETLLEPSDLGFFQNHSSQMAALDYLVSLESDIFIPTYDGNMAKVVEGHRRFLGYKQTILLDRRLLVDLIDQYNSGSLSWNEFSNAVKESHKYRKGQPTQRSVLPDRPKEEDYFFANPEECLKPSSYGQVK, encoded by the exons ATGGGGGTAATGAAAGGTGGAGGAGGGGAAAGAGTTGAAAAGTTGAAGTACTCCAGAATGAAGCTGTGGATGATACGCGCCACCACATCGGTGTTGCTTTGGACTTGCGTTGTACAATTAACGGCGGTAGGTCAGACGTGGGGACCACGCGTCCTTAAAGGCTGGCCTTCCTGTTTCACTCACCAGGATTCTTCCTTCTCCGTCATTGAAGACAAAGTCCTCTCCGTTCCCGCTCGTGTTCTTCCTCCCAAAA GGGTATATAAGAACAATGGTTACTTGATGGTTTCATGTAATGGAGGTCTCAATCAAATGCGAGCAGCA ATTTGTGATATGGTTACCATTGCAAGATATTTGAATGTCACACTTATAGTTCCAGAACTGGATAAAACGTCCTTCTGGGCCGATCCCAG TGAATTTCAAGATATATTTGATGTGGATCATTTCATTACATCACTGAGAGATGAGGTTCGTATATTGAAGGAGTTGCCTCCTAGGCTTAAGAGGAGAGTTGAAACGGGAACGGTGTATTCCATGCCTCCAGTTAGCTGGTCCGATATATCGTACTACCGTAACCAG ATTCTTCCTCTGATATGGAAATATAAAGTTGTACATTTGAATAGAACTGATACTCGACTTGCCAACAATGGGCAGCCTTTAGATATTCAGAAGTTGCGATGTCGTGTAAATTTTAGTGCTTTGAGATTCACTTCTCAGATAGAGGACTTAGGTAAACGAGTTATTAAGCTTCTGAGGCAAAATGGCCCTTTTATCGTCCTTCATCTTAGATATGAAATGGACATGTTAGCATTTTCGGGCTGTACCCAAGGTTGCAACAATGAGGAGGTGGAGGAGTTGACAAGAATGAG ATATGCTTATCCCTGGtggaaagaaaaaataataaattcagACTTGAAAAGGAAAGATGGTTTGTGCCCTTTGACGCCTGAGGAAACTGCGCTTATATTGAGGGCGCTGGACATCGATAATAGTTATCAAATCTATATTGCAGCCGGTGAAATATATAGTGGAAATCGGAGAATGGCAAGTCTTGCCTCAGCTTATCCAAAATTG GTTAGAAAGGAGACTTTATTGGAGCCATCAGACCTCGGGTTTTTTCAAAATCATTCATCCCAGATGGCAGCATTAGATTATCTTGTTTCGTTGGAGAGTGATATTTTTATTCCTACATATGACGGAAACATGGCTAAGGTTGTTGAAGGCCATCGCAG ATTTCTGGGGTACAAGCAGACAATATTATTGGACCGAAGGCTTTTGGTTGATCTGATAGACCAGTACAATAGTGGATCCCTAAGTTGGAATGAGTTCTCAAATGCCGTGAAAGAATCTCACAAATATCGGAAGGGGCAACCAACACAAAGATCGGTGCTTCCCGACAGGCCTAAAGAAGAGGATTACTTCTTTGCCAACCCAGAAGAATGCTTGAAACCATCATCATATGGTCAA GTAAAGTAG